Genomic window (Bacillus vallismortis):
CACCGCTACATTGAAGGAAAAGTTGCTTACAAAGGGCGGGGCCACATTATTCTGATTGGATGGAACGAAAAAACTAACCGGCTGCTGAAGGCGCTGCAGCTTGCGAATCCTTCCAAGACGGTAGTGCTGATTGATGAATCTTTGAAAGAAGGCCCGCTTATCGAAAACCTTCATTTCATACGGGGCCATGCTGCAGATGATGAGACACTGAAACGGGCCAATATTACTGAAGCTGAATCCGTCATGATTACAGCCGATCAGTATAAAAGTGAAACTGAAGCAGATATGCTGTCAGTGTTGATTCTTTTATCTGTTAAAGGGCTTAACCCCCTTGCTTACTGCATCGTCGAGATTTTGACTGACCGTTTTGTCACCAATGCGGAGCGGGCAGGCGCTAATCAAATCATCGGAACTTCAGAATTTATCAGCCGAGCGATACTGCAGCATTACCAAGTCAAATTACAGCCGTCTAAGCAGAATGGAATCAATCTGACACTAGATCAACATGTAAAGCTCCTTTCTGTTCCTGATCATCTAAAGGGAGCCGCTTACAAAACGTGTGTCCTCTATTTCCTTGATCACAACACTACAATTATCGGCGTACAAAAAGAGGAAGGGCTGGAGATTTCCCCTCCTCTTACATATAAAGTACTCGAAACAGACCAATTTCTTGCGATCTAATGCAGCAGAACATCCTCCAATTCTTTTACAAGAGAGGCGCCGATATCTAAATACGCAGGGTCAATTTCCGCGTCGCGCCTTTCCGGCTCGGAAAATTGATTAAACAGTGATTGAAACGGACCTCCCTCGGCATTGTCGTCAAGCCCCGAATGAAACACCTGCCTCAGCAAAAATGGCGTGCCGATCCGAACGGCCGCCCCTCGTTCATCGAGACTGCCCTGTACCGCATTGACGGGTATCCTTAAAAACAAATAGCCGTCTTGATCATCAATTTTATAATCAAAGTAGCCGTGATCGTATTCCCAGCCGCCGTTTATTCCATAACCGAGCGGCTTCATGACTTGTTCCAGTTCTTGAAGCAGAAAAGACTGCCCATCTATCGCGGAAGGTATTGTAATCATCAAAATGCCCCTTTTTTCACTTATCCTGTCCTGCCGAACAAGACTTCATTCAAAGGCGAACTACATGGAAATCGTTGTTGTTTCTTTCTTACGGCCAACAGAAAAGAAAGCGCATTCAATTAAAAAGTAAACAGCCATTGCCGCTGCAAGTCCTGCAGCCGATTCCCATGAAAGATAAACAACTGCGGCATAGAGTCCTAATTTAGTGAACAGGGTATGAGATCGTTTTAATTGCATCATCCGGTGTACCGCATCGGTAAAAAGGGCAAGCGGCAAACCAATAAGAAGAAAGGCGTGGATGAAAAAGTGTAATAGCGTACCGCCATAGCTTGAAGAAAACGCTGTGTACACGGAATCGAAGGAGATAAGGAGACATAGAACAGTTGCAGAAAAACCGGCAATGATGAGATGTTTAACCATTTGTTTCATGAACATCAGCACCTTTCTGATTTTATAAAAAGCCGACCGGCACATGCCAGTCAGCTTTCTCACATTACTCTTCCAGACGTTTTTCAAGCTCTGCTTTTTTCTCTTCAAAGCCAGGTTTGCCAAGCAACGCAAACATATTGACTTTATACGCTTCTACTCCAGGCTGGTCAAATGGATTGACGCCAAGGAGATAACCGCTCATCGCGCAGGCTTTTTCGAAGAAATATACAAGGTATCCAAAAGTATATGCGTTCAGCTCAGGAATGTTAACGATTAAGTTCGGAACATTTCCGTCTGTATGGGCAAGCATTGTGCCCTGGAACGCTTTCTTGTTAACGAAATCGACCGTTTTTCCGGCTAAATAGTTTAAGCCGTCAAGATCGTTATCGGCTTCTTCAATTGTCAGCTCATGTTTAGGTTTCTCTACATTCAGCACCGTTTCAAATAAATCTCTGCGGCCTTCTTGTACATACTGGCCTAATGAATGAAGGTCTGTTGAATAGTTAGCTGAAGAAGGATAAATGCCCTTCTCATCTTTCCCTTCACTTTCTCCGAACAGCTGCTTCCACCATTCCGCAAAGTATTGAAGCGCCGGCTCGTAGTTGATGAGCATTTCGATTGTTTTGCCCTTATTATAAAGTACATTGCGAACAACCGCATATTGGTACGCAGGGTTTTCTTCCAATTCAGATGCTGCAAAATCTTTGCTCGCATCCAGTGCGCCTTTCATCATGTCGTCAATGTTGACGCCGCTGACAGCAATCGGCAAGAGGCCAACAGCTGTTAATACAGAATAACGGCCGCCGACATCATCAGGAATGACAAATGTTTCAAAGCCTTCTTCATCAGAAAGCGTTTTTAATGCGCCGCGCTCTTTATCAGTTGTCGCGTAAATCCGCGCTTTCGCTTCTTCTTTGCCGTATTTCTCTTCAAGAAGCTTGCGGAAAATACGGAAAGCGATTGCAGGTTCAGTTGTCGTACCTGATTTAGAAATCACATTTATAGAGAAGTCCACATCTTTAAGAAGATCCATGACATCTCTCATATAAGATGAACTGATGTTGTTTCCGATGAAAATAACTTGCGGATTGCCGCGTTTTGCTTTTGGCAAAGTGTTATAAAACGCGTGATTAAGCGCTTCAATCGCAGCCCGCGCCCCAAGGTAAGAACCGCCGATTCCGACAACAAGCAATACATCAGAGTCAGATTTGATTTTTTCCGCGCTTTTTTTGATGCGCGCGAATTCTTCTTTATCATAATGTTCAGGGAGGTCCACCCAGCCTAGAAAATCACTGCCAGCGCCTGTTTTTTCATGAATATTATGGTGTGCTGTTTTTACAAAGTCCCGCAGGTATGTAAGTTCATGTTCGTTGAAGAAAGTCAACGCTTTTGAGTAGTCAAAGCGTACATGCGTCATTGCTTGTCCCTCCATAACGGTATAATGTTTTCATCTTTCACTTTATATGAACTTATCTGTGAAATCAAGTGAAGAAGAAAGGGCGGAATGATTGGATTCCGCCCTCTAGGTTTATAGTGACGCGCGCAGGATGGCGAGCACGTCATCTTTGTTCAGCTTTTGGAAGTTGCCGAAGCCGCCGTGTTCCATTTCTTTGGCTGCGATATCAGCAATCAGCTCAAGCTTATCTTCTCCGATATCGTAATCGGCAAGGCGGGAAGGCGCGCCGAGGCTTGTCCAGAATGCAGACAGCTTGTCGATGCCTTCAAGCGCGATTTCTTTATCTGTTTTGCCTTCAGTATCAATGGCAAACATGTTGAGCATGAGGTTTTTAAAGCGGCCGACATTTGTATCAAGCGTGTATCTCATCCAGTTCGGGAACAGAATCGCCAGTCCGCCCGCATGCGGAATATCATACACAGCTGAAACGGCGTGCTCCATTGTATGAGAAGCCCAGTCGCCGAAGTAGCCCATCTGGAGCGTGCCGTTTAAAGCGATTGTCCCTGCATACAAAATCGTTTCACGATGTTCGTAGTTCTCCAGATCTTCAAGAAGCTTAGGCGCTGTTTCGATAACCGTCTGCAGAACCGCAAAGCACATTCTGTCTTGAAGTGGTGTATTTTCAACATTATGGAAGTATTGTTCAAATACGTGGCTCATCATGTCAACCATGCCGTATACGGTTTGATTTTCTGGGACAGTGAACGTATTTTTAGGATCTAATATAGAGAAACGCGGATGAGTCACATTGCTGCCCCATACATATTTCTCGTTTGTTTCCCAGTTTGTAATGACGGAATCAGGGTTCATTTCAGAGCCTGTCGCAGCAAGAGTTAAAACAGTGCCGAATGGCAGCGCATCCTCTGCTGTTGCTTTTTTGCTGAAAATATCCCAAGCGTCACCGTCATATTTGACACCGGCAGCAATTGCTTTTGTGCAGTCAATAACGCTTCCACCGCCGACAGCGAGCAGAAAATCAATGTCATGCTCTCTGCATAGGTCTATGCCTTTTTCCACTGTCGCAAGACGCGGATTCGGCTCTACACCTGACAGCTCATGAAAAACTGCGCCTTCTTCTGTTAAAATGCCTGTGACTTGATCATACAGGCCGTTGCGTTTAATGCTGCCCCCGCCGTAGACAAGCAGTACATTCTTTCCATATTGTTTTAATTCTTTTCTTAATTGTTCAATCTGACCTTTTCCGAAGATCAGCTTCGTCGGATTATAATAAGTGAAATTTTCCATTGTGAAACCTCCAAATGACGCTGATTAAAAAACAGATTTTCTATTGTAGCATAAATTTACAAAAAGAAAAGAGAAGCAGACAAACAGCTGCTTCCCCCTTGTTTTATAGAGATGCTTTTAAAATTTCCAGCACATCTTCTTTGTTGAGTGATTTAAACTGGCCGAATGTCCCATTAGCCATAGCCTTGTCAGCAATTGTCTCAAGCTGCTCATCATTAATATCGTAATCAGCAAGACGGTTCGGAGCGCCAAGGCTTGTCCAGAACGCAGACAGCTTATCGATACCTTCACGTGCGATTTCTTCATCTGTTTTACCAGCTTCTTCAACATCAAACACACGAACTGCAAGCTGTTTCATGCGGGCAGGGTTCTCAGACAATGTGTGTCTCATCCAGTTCGGGAACAGAATCGCCAGTCCGCCGGCATGCGGAATATCATAAACGGCTGATACCGCATGTTCAATATTATGAGTTGCCCAATCCCCTCTTGCACCCATAGAAAGCATGCCGTTTAACGCAATTGTTCCTGTGTACAGGATTGTCTCACGCAATTCGTAATTTTCCAGATCATTGATCAGTTTAGGCGCAGTTTCAATGACTGTGCGCAGAAGTGATTCACACATACGGTCCTGATATGGCGTGTTTGATGCATGATGGAAGTATTGTTCGAAAACGTGGCTCATCATGTCAACCATACCGTAGATCGTGTGATTTTTAGGGACTGTAAATGTATTCACCGGATCGAGAATCGAGAATTTAGGGAATACAAGCGGGCTGCCCCAGCCGTATTTTTCTTTTGTTTCCCAGTTTGTAATAACCGAGCCTGAGTTCATTTCAGAACCAGTCGCAGCGAGAGTCAATACGGTTCCGAATGGCAAAGCGTCCTTCGGCTGGTATTTTTTCGTGACGATATCCCACGCATCACCATCATACTTCGCTCCTGCAGCAATCGCCTTTGTACAGTCGATGACACTTCCGCCGCCGACAGCCAGCAAGAAATCTATGTTGTGTTGTTTACAAAGGGCGACACCCTTATTAACAGTCGACACACGCGGATTCGGTTCTACGCCCGCTAATTCATGCACGGTCACTCCGGCTTTTTTCAGCTGTTCAATCACTTGATCATACAGGCCGCTGCGTTTAATGCTTCCGCCTCCATAGACAAGCAATACGTTTTTCCCGTAAGGTTTGAGTTCCTCCGGCAGTCTTTCCACTTCCCCGCGCCCGAAAATTAATTTGGTCGGATTCCAGTATGTAAAGTTTTGCATGACATCTCCTCCTTAGATTATTTATTATGCAGAATGTCCTTACTGTATGTAAAGCAATCAGCTCTCACTGGGCGGCATATCGTATGGTTTGATATTGCAACATGCTGGGAAAGAACTCATATAGGCGAGGGCAGAACAGTTTCCCTCAATATGGAGAATGCATGTATAGATTCTCCAATATGTCACAATCTATAACTGTTTTAATAATTCATGGAGGAGGTTGCAAAACATGAGTACGATCCAGAGAATTTGTCTTGTTTTAACCATCATTGGCGCCATTAACTGGGGACTGATCGGATTTTTCCAATTTGACTTAGTAGCGGCCATCTTCGGCGGCCAAGGGTCAGCCCTTTCCCGTATCATTTACGGACTTGTCGGAATCGCCGGATTAATCAACCTCGGCCTGCTGTTTAAGCCAAACGAGCAAACATCTCGTGAAGAGGCAGCAAATCCTGAGATGCGATAGGATAAAAAATCACCGGACATTTCGGTGCTTCAGCGAGTTGACAAACCTTCGCATTCGTTGTCAGGTCTGCGCGTTGGTGCTCACGGGATTGTACATTCGCTGTGCTCCAATGCTCGCCCTTCCTAGACTTCAAAGGTTTTCAATCACGCTGAAAAAGGAGAAAAAGTCCCAAAACATAGTGTTTTGGGACTTTGCATTAAATCAAAAGCACCGAACATTCCTGTCCGGTGCTTTTTTGATGCTTATTTTTTGATAAGGTCTTTGCGGTTGGACATTTCGATCCACTCTTCAAGCTTATCTTTTAATGTGTTGAAACCTTGTGGTGCAGAAGCTTCTTCGCTTACGTGCGCAGCTTTAGGTTTTCTTGGTTTGCTTTCTTTTTTCTCAGGCGCAGATTGTGTCGCACGAATTGAAAGGCTGATTTTTCCTTTTTCTTCGTCAACAGCAAGTACTTTTACTTGTACTTCGTCGCCAATTGAAAGGTGCTCATTGATATCTTTTACGAAACCATGAGTGACTTCAGAAATGTGTACTAAACCTTGAGTTTCTTCATCTAATGCAACAAACGCACCATACGCTTGTAATCCTGTAACTTTACCAGTGTAAACACTGCCCACTTCAAATTTTGCTGCCATTCATAACAACTCCTAAGTTAAATTAAATATCTGTTTATACGCAATTTAAAATTATATCACAGATGTTTTATTTCCGCAAAGAAAACTTTTATAAAAAATAAGGTTTAAGCATAGCGAAAAGGGGGTAAACTGCAAATACCAAAGGCTTTCTAGTATTCCCCCCTTTTATTGGATGCGAACAAAAGGTTCGTATCTTTTTTTATGTCGTTTTGTTCAGGAAGCGCTTCATTCTGACTAACGCTTCTTGAAGCTGCTCGATCGAGGTTGCGTATGAACAGCGAATATAGCCTTCACCGCTCGGACCAAACACACTTCCCGGAACAACAGCCACTTTTTCCTGTGTCAGAAGCTCTTCGGCAAACTGCTCCGAGCTCATCCCCGTGCTTTTGATGGATGGAAAAGCATAGAAAGCGCCGCCTGGATGATGACAGCTGAGGCCGATTTCATTGAGCGTTTCCACAAACAAATTCCGTCTTCTTCGATAACTTTTTTTCATTTTTTCTACATCTTCCATGCCGTTCTTCAGGCCTTCCAAGGCGGCAAACTGCGCCATTGCCGGCGCGCACATCATGGCATACTGGTGAATTTTAAGCATTGCATCCCGAAGCACAGGTGGCGCTGCTGCAAAACCGAGCCTCCAGCCCGTCATCGCAAACGCTTTTGAAAAGCCCGAGATGACAACCGTCCGTTCCTTCATTTCCGGTAATGCCGCTATGCTTGTGAACTCCTCATCATATGTCAGCTCCGCGTAGATCTCATCGGCTAAGACGATTACGTCATGTTTTTTGGCAAACTCCGCAATTTCATTCAGCTCTTCCTTCGAATAAACCGAACCTGTCGGATTCGATGGCGAGCAGATGAGAATGGCTTTTGTTTTTCCGGTGACAGCCGCTTCAAAATCCGCCGC
Coding sequences:
- a CDS encoding TrkA family potassium uptake protein, yielding MKSNRIFISWLRWPLFIRIGVIILFLILLFGQIIYILEPKQFTSVFEGIWWAVVTVSTVGYGDYVPHTPLGQAAGILLILTGASFVTAYFATLSAAAFSRQHRYIEGKVAYKGRGHIILIGWNEKTNRLLKALQLANPSKTVVLIDESLKEGPLIENLHFIRGHAADDETLKRANITEAESVMITADQYKSETEADMLSVLILLSVKGLNPLAYCIVEILTDRFVTNAERAGANQIIGTSEFISRAILQHYQVKLQPSKQNGINLTLDQHVKLLSVPDHLKGAAYKTCVLYFLDHNTTIIGVQKEEGLEISPPLTYKVLETDQFLAI
- a CDS encoding YugN-like family protein — its product is MITIPSAIDGQSFLLQELEQVMKPLGYGINGGWEYDHGYFDYKIDDQDGYLFLRIPVNAVQGSLDERGAAVRIGTPFLLRQVFHSGLDDNAEGGPFQSLFNQFSEPERRDAEIDPAYLDIGASLVKELEDVLLH
- a CDS encoding glucose-6-phosphate isomerase; its protein translation is MTHVRFDYSKALTFFNEHELTYLRDFVKTAHHNIHEKTGAGSDFLGWVDLPEHYDKEEFARIKKSAEKIKSDSDVLLVVGIGGSYLGARAAIEALNHAFYNTLPKAKRGNPQVIFIGNNISSSYMRDVMDLLKDVDFSINVISKSGTTTEPAIAFRIFRKLLEEKYGKEEAKARIYATTDKERGALKTLSDEEGFETFVIPDDVGGRYSVLTAVGLLPIAVSGVNIDDMMKGALDASKDFAASELEENPAYQYAVVRNVLYNKGKTIEMLINYEPALQYFAEWWKQLFGESEGKDEKGIYPSSANYSTDLHSLGQYVQEGRRDLFETVLNVEKPKHELTIEEADNDLDGLNYLAGKTVDFVNKKAFQGTMLAHTDGNVPNLIVNIPELNAYTFGYLVYFFEKACAMSGYLLGVNPFDQPGVEAYKVNMFALLGKPGFEEKKAELEKRLEE
- a CDS encoding iron-containing alcohol dehydrogenase: MENFTYYNPTKLIFGKGQIEQLRKELKQYGKNVLLVYGGGSIKRNGLYDQVTGILTEEGAVFHELSGVEPNPRLATVEKGIDLCREHDIDFLLAVGGGSVIDCTKAIAAGVKYDGDAWDIFSKKATAEDALPFGTVLTLAATGSEMNPDSVITNWETNEKYVWGSNVTHPRFSILDPKNTFTVPENQTVYGMVDMMSHVFEQYFHNVENTPLQDRMCFAVLQTVIETAPKLLEDLENYEHRETILYAGTIALNGTLQMGYFGDWASHTMEHAVSAVYDIPHAGGLAILFPNWMRYTLDTNVGRFKNLMLNMFAIDTEGKTDKEIALEGIDKLSAFWTSLGAPSRLADYDIGEDKLELIADIAAKEMEHGGFGNFQKLNKDDVLAILRASL
- a CDS encoding iron-containing alcohol dehydrogenase, with the translated sequence MQNFTYWNPTKLIFGRGEVERLPEELKPYGKNVLLVYGGGSIKRSGLYDQVIEQLKKAGVTVHELAGVEPNPRVSTVNKGVALCKQHNIDFLLAVGGGSVIDCTKAIAAGAKYDGDAWDIVTKKYQPKDALPFGTVLTLAATGSEMNSGSVITNWETKEKYGWGSPLVFPKFSILDPVNTFTVPKNHTIYGMVDMMSHVFEQYFHHASNTPYQDRMCESLLRTVIETAPKLINDLENYELRETILYTGTIALNGMLSMGARGDWATHNIEHAVSAVYDIPHAGGLAILFPNWMRHTLSENPARMKQLAVRVFDVEEAGKTDEEIAREGIDKLSAFWTSLGAPNRLADYDINDEQLETIADKAMANGTFGQFKSLNKEDVLEILKASL
- a CDS encoding DUF378 domain-containing protein produces the protein MSTIQRICLVLTIIGAINWGLIGFFQFDLVAAIFGGQGSALSRIIYGLVGIAGLINLGLLFKPNEQTSREEAANPEMR
- the yugI gene encoding S1 domain-containing post-transcriptional regulator GSP13; the encoded protein is MAAKFEVGSVYTGKVTGLQAYGAFVALDEETQGLVHISEVTHGFVKDINEHLSIGDEVQVKVLAVDEEKGKISLSIRATQSAPEKKESKPRKPKAAHVSEEASAPQGFNTLKDKLEEWIEMSNRKDLIKK
- a CDS encoding aminotransferase, with translation MTSYLSDYVQQIKPSGIRKFFDLAATMEGVISLGVGEPDFVTAWNVREASILSLEQGYTSYTANAGLYSLREEISRYLSSRFDLRYSPDNELIVTVGASQALDIAIRAIVNPGEEVIIPEPCFVAYDALVSLAGGIPVHVHTTADKGFKATAADFEAAVTGKTKAILICSPSNPTGSVYSKEELNEIAEFAKKHDVIVLADEIYAELTYDEEFTSIAALPEMKERTVVISGFSKAFAMTGWRLGFAAAPPVLRDAMLKIHQYAMMCAPAMAQFAALEGLKNGMEDVEKMKKSYRRRRNLFVETLNEIGLSCHHPGGAFYAFPSIKSTGMSSEQFAEELLTQEKVAVVPGSVFGPSGEGYIRCSYATSIEQLQEALVRMKRFLNKTT